Proteins from a genomic interval of Undibacterium parvum:
- a CDS encoding carboxymuconolactone decarboxylase family protein, with protein sequence MEFLTLIKNLIPDYAKDIRLNIDGTIARSSLEGSDAVGVALASAFAAKSKPIIDIIKASGAMSPEEVHAALTASALMGMNNIWYPFVEMTDDADMKTQAAQLRMNAYATNGGVDKRRFEMYALAASVVGKCHFCVKSHFELLKKEGMSTVQLRDVGRIAAVINAAAQVIAAE encoded by the coding sequence ATGGAATTCTTGACTTTAATTAAAAATTTGATTCCCGATTATGCCAAGGATATCCGTTTGAATATCGATGGCACGATAGCCCGCTCCAGCTTAGAGGGCAGTGATGCAGTTGGTGTGGCGCTGGCGTCAGCCTTCGCCGCCAAGAGTAAGCCCATCATCGACATCATCAAAGCCAGTGGCGCGATGAGCCCGGAAGAAGTCCATGCAGCGCTGACCGCTTCTGCACTGATGGGCATGAATAATATCTGGTATCCATTCGTCGAAATGACGGACGACGCCGATATGAAAACCCAGGCAGCGCAGTTGCGCATGAATGCCTACGCCACCAATGGCGGCGTCGATAAGCGTCGTTTTGAAATGTATGCGCTGGCCGCTTCTGTGGTCGGCAAATGCCATTTTTGCGTGAAATCGCACTTTGAGCTATTGAAAAAAGAAGGTATGTCTACCGTGCAATTGCGCGATGTGGG